In one Spirosoma rigui genomic region, the following are encoded:
- the acs gene encoding acetate--CoA ligase codes for MFIKTFEEYQTAYQQSVDDPESFWAEIAQEFQWRKPWKKTLQWNFEEPDVKWFVGGKLNITENCLDRHLAERGDQPAIIWEPNDPNEPGVTLTYRMLHDQVCRFANVLKRNGVVKGDRVCIYMPMVPELAIAVLACARIGAIHSVVFGGFSAQSIADRINDAKCKLIITSDGAYRGNKEIPMKNTVDDALIGCPTVERVIVLTRTRTPVAMFKGRDVWWEQELKQVTADCPAEEMDAEDTLFILYTSGSTGKPKGVVHTTGGYMVYAAYTFQNVFQYKPGQVFFCTADIGWITGHSYIVYGPLACGATSLLFEGVPTYPDAGRFWDIVDKHQVSTLYTAPTAIRSLMGAGLDFVKGHDLSSLEVLGSVGEPINEEAWHWYDDNIGHNRCPIVDTWWQTETGGLMISPIANVTPLKPAFASLPLPGVQPILVDENGKEIEGNGVSGNLCIKFPWPGILRTTYGDHERCRQTYFATYPGLYFTGDGCLRDEDGYYRITGRVDDVLNVSGHRIGTAEVENAINMHTGVVESAVVGYPHDIKGQGIYAYVITDQQSDHDADLTKRDILATVSRVIGPIAKPDKIQFVSGLPKTRSGKIMRRILRKIAEGDMNNLGDISTLLDPAVVEEIKTGKL; via the coding sequence ATGTTTATTAAAACCTTTGAGGAATACCAAACCGCTTACCAACAGAGTGTAGATGATCCTGAGTCATTTTGGGCCGAAATAGCGCAGGAGTTTCAGTGGCGTAAACCCTGGAAAAAAACGTTGCAGTGGAACTTCGAAGAGCCCGATGTGAAATGGTTCGTAGGCGGTAAACTCAACATCACCGAAAACTGCCTTGACCGGCATCTCGCCGAGCGGGGCGATCAGCCCGCCATCATCTGGGAACCCAACGACCCCAATGAACCCGGCGTTACGCTGACCTACCGGATGCTCCACGACCAGGTATGCCGGTTTGCCAATGTACTCAAGCGCAATGGTGTCGTGAAGGGCGACCGTGTCTGCATCTACATGCCTATGGTGCCCGAGCTGGCCATTGCCGTGCTCGCCTGCGCCCGCATCGGCGCTATTCACTCCGTCGTGTTTGGTGGTTTTTCGGCGCAGAGCATCGCCGACCGCATCAACGACGCTAAATGTAAACTCATCATTACGTCGGACGGGGCTTACCGGGGCAACAAGGAAATCCCGATGAAGAACACCGTCGACGATGCCCTGATCGGTTGCCCGACCGTTGAGCGCGTCATTGTCCTGACCCGTACCCGCACCCCGGTAGCCATGTTCAAAGGGCGCGACGTGTGGTGGGAACAGGAACTGAAGCAGGTCACCGCCGACTGCCCCGCCGAGGAGATGGACGCCGAAGACACGCTGTTTATCCTGTATACGTCCGGCTCGACGGGCAAGCCCAAGGGCGTGGTGCATACCACCGGCGGCTACATGGTTTACGCGGCCTACACTTTCCAGAATGTCTTTCAATACAAGCCGGGGCAGGTGTTTTTCTGCACCGCCGATATCGGCTGGATCACGGGGCACAGCTACATCGTATACGGGCCGCTGGCCTGTGGCGCCACGTCGCTGCTGTTCGAGGGCGTTCCAACCTATCCCGACGCGGGCCGGTTCTGGGACATCGTCGATAAGCACCAGGTGAGCACGCTCTACACCGCTCCTACCGCCATCCGGTCGCTCATGGGTGCCGGGCTCGACTTCGTTAAAGGCCACGACCTGAGCAGCCTGGAAGTACTGGGCTCGGTAGGCGAACCGATCAACGAGGAAGCCTGGCACTGGTATGACGATAACATCGGTCACAACCGCTGCCCCATCGTCGATACGTGGTGGCAGACCGAAACCGGCGGCCTTATGATTTCGCCCATCGCCAACGTAACACCCCTCAAACCGGCGTTTGCCAGCCTGCCCCTGCCGGGTGTGCAGCCCATCCTGGTCGACGAGAATGGGAAGGAGATTGAAGGCAACGGCGTGAGCGGTAACCTGTGCATCAAATTTCCGTGGCCGGGTATTCTCCGCACCACCTACGGCGACCACGAACGCTGCCGGCAGACCTATTTCGCGACGTATCCCGGCCTGTACTTCACCGGCGACGGCTGCCTGCGCGACGAGGATGGCTACTACCGGATTACGGGCCGCGTCGACGACGTACTGAACGTGTCGGGTCACCGCATCGGCACCGCCGAAGTGGAAAATGCCATCAATATGCACACGGGCGTGGTCGAAAGCGCCGTTGTGGGCTACCCGCACGACATTAAAGGGCAGGGTATCTACGCCTATGTTATTACTGATCAGCAATCGGACCACGACGCCGACCTGACCAAACGCGATATTCTGGCCACGGTGAGCCGGGTCATTGGCCCCATCGCCAAGCCGGACAAGATCCAGTTTGTGAGCGGTCTGCCCAAAACGCGGTCGGGCAAGATCATGCGCCGGATTCTGCGCAAAATTGCTGAGGGCGACATGAATAATCTGGGCGATATCAGCACGCTGCTCGATCCGGCCGTCGTGGAAGAGATTAAAACCGGTAAATTATAA
- a CDS encoding universal stress protein encodes MKTIVAATDFSAHANQATHVAMQLARTQKATLILVHVFHFWPTNPAETGRDFPLSAQAMRTESQQALKKLAHDLHQRYGAETPIHCITKEGYAIPSIREVTADVRADLLIMSTVGTSPQSAQLMGSIATGMVAETTVPLLLIPPSAHYASIRNVVLGVDLDTPPNVVALDTALRFARQFKCVVNVLCIHDNPTDPEVHAKAEHIRRLMTPVPHTLTIQPGEDVYETLLTFAHANKADLIMMLPQPHGWFRRLFADGETERMARLTDLPLLAIV; translated from the coding sequence ATGAAAACCATCGTTGCGGCTACCGACTTTTCGGCACATGCCAACCAGGCTACCCACGTGGCTATGCAACTGGCCCGTACCCAGAAAGCGACCCTCATTCTGGTCCATGTGTTTCATTTCTGGCCTACCAACCCGGCCGAAACCGGGCGTGACTTCCCGCTCAGCGCCCAGGCAATGCGTACCGAGAGTCAGCAGGCGCTGAAGAAGCTGGCCCACGATCTGCACCAGCGGTACGGGGCGGAGACACCAATCCATTGTATTACCAAAGAGGGGTATGCGATCCCGTCCATCCGCGAAGTCACCGCCGACGTGCGGGCTGACCTGCTCATTATGTCGACCGTGGGTACATCGCCCCAGAGCGCTCAGTTGATGGGCAGTATTGCGACGGGCATGGTTGCCGAAACGACCGTTCCGCTGCTGCTGATACCCCCTTCGGCCCACTATGCAAGCATCCGGAACGTAGTGCTGGGCGTGGACCTCGACACCCCGCCCAACGTGGTCGCGCTGGATACCGCACTGCGGTTTGCGCGGCAGTTCAAATGCGTCGTTAACGTCTTGTGCATCCACGATAACCCTACCGACCCGGAGGTCCACGCCAAAGCGGAGCACATCCGGCGGCTAATGACGCCGGTACCCCACACGCTGACCATCCAGCCCGGCGAGGATGTGTACGAGACACTGCTCACGTTTGCCCACGCCAACAAAGCCGACCTGATTATGATGCTGCCCCAGCCGCACGGCTGGTTCAGACGCCTGTTTGCGGATGGCGAAACCGAGCGTATGGCACGCCTGACGGATTTGCCGCTGCTGGCCATCGTTTAA
- the hemN gene encoding oxygen-independent coproporphyrinogen III oxidase, translating to MTRSLIDKYNVAGPRYTSYPPVPFWNTTAFSLRGWKQRLTTAFANSNYSDGISVYIHLPFCESLCTFCGCNKRITRNHSVEEPYIDALLEEWETYCIWLPERPRIAELHLGGGTPSFFAPAELRRLLTGIFRWADVAETIDFGWEGHPNNTTRAHLQTLYDFGFRRVSFGVQDYDPVVQRAIHRHQPFANVERVTRWAREIGYTSVSHDLVFGLPFQQISSIQETIAQTRLLQPERIAFYSYAHVPWVKGTGQRGFADNDLPTAGQKRALYETGRALLEAGGYTEIGMDHFALPHDSLYKASERGRLHRNFMGYTTTRTDVLIGLGVSAISDIGTAFMQNEKDLGTYQQRVFSGQMPVLRGHLLTDDDTLVRRLILDIMCRFRTSWSISDWTDDEWDRLTPRLDELVADGLIDYDETTLWVRPEGRPFVRTICMVFDRYLATQSGSPQRLFSGTV from the coding sequence ATGACTCGTTCGCTGATTGACAAATATAACGTGGCCGGACCGCGCTACACCAGCTATCCGCCCGTACCCTTCTGGAACACCACCGCCTTCAGCCTGCGCGGCTGGAAGCAACGCCTGACAACGGCTTTTGCCAACAGCAACTACTCGGATGGCATCAGCGTCTATATCCACCTGCCGTTCTGCGAGAGCCTCTGCACGTTTTGCGGCTGTAACAAGCGCATTACACGAAATCACAGTGTCGAAGAACCCTACATCGACGCGCTGCTGGAGGAGTGGGAAACGTACTGCATCTGGCTTCCCGAGCGCCCCCGTATTGCCGAGCTGCACCTGGGGGGCGGCACACCCAGTTTTTTCGCTCCGGCCGAACTGCGACGGCTGCTGACGGGTATTTTCCGCTGGGCCGACGTTGCCGAAACAATTGATTTTGGCTGGGAAGGACATCCCAACAACACAACCCGGGCGCACCTGCAAACGCTGTACGACTTCGGCTTCCGGCGCGTCAGCTTCGGGGTGCAGGATTACGACCCCGTTGTGCAGCGGGCCATCCACCGCCACCAGCCGTTTGCCAACGTGGAGCGCGTCACTCGCTGGGCGCGGGAGATCGGGTATACGTCCGTCAGCCATGATCTGGTATTTGGTCTGCCGTTCCAGCAGATCAGCTCTATTCAGGAAACCATTGCCCAAACGCGGCTTCTCCAGCCTGAACGCATCGCGTTCTATTCCTACGCCCACGTCCCCTGGGTGAAGGGAACGGGCCAGCGCGGCTTTGCCGACAACGACCTGCCCACCGCCGGTCAGAAACGGGCCCTCTACGAAACGGGACGCGCGCTACTCGAAGCGGGCGGCTATACCGAAATCGGGATGGATCATTTCGCCCTGCCGCACGACTCGCTCTACAAAGCCAGTGAACGAGGTCGTCTGCACCGGAATTTCATGGGCTACACAACCACCCGTACCGATGTCCTAATCGGGCTGGGCGTGTCGGCTATCAGCGACATTGGCACGGCGTTCATGCAGAACGAGAAAGACCTTGGTACGTATCAACAGCGCGTGTTTTCGGGCCAGATGCCCGTCCTGCGCGGTCACCTGCTCACCGACGATGATACTTTGGTTCGGCGGCTGATCCTGGATATCATGTGCCGCTTCCGGACGAGCTGGTCGATCAGCGACTGGACCGACGACGAGTGGGACAGGCTAACGCCCCGACTCGACGAGCTGGTGGCCGATGGCCTGATCGATTACGACGAGACGACGCTCTGGGTTCGTCCCGAAGGCCGTCCGTTCGTACGTACAATCTGCATGGTGTTCGACCGGTATCTGGCCACGCAGTCGGGTTCACCCCAGCGACTGTTCTCCGGTACGGTGTGA
- a CDS encoding heavy metal translocating P-type ATPase, which yields MITATSTKTVCYHCGNDCSADTAPILFDDKSFCCAGCQTVYQLLSDHQLCQYYDLNPAPGVATPGRTPALDRFAFLDHPDIAAQLIDFRNETVAHVTFYVPGIHCSSCLWLLEHLYRLEPGVQLTRVDFLKKQVHLVYDPASLSLRQVAELLTSLGYEPLISLSDVVKQGNKPTYRPLLYRLAVAGFCAGNIMLFSFPEYLGLDDPSFRHLFGIINLVLATPVVFYSGSGYFDSVWRSLRRGIINIDFPILLGILTAYSRGTYEVLALGGAGYYDSVAGLIFFLLCGKWFQQRTYDFLSFERDYTSYFPLAVQRLSTGDQEAPVPVADLRKGDRIRVRHGDLIPADGLLYRGSGLIDYAFVTGESEPETKEPGALLYAGGRQMGGIIDLEIVRDVSQSYLTQLWNNDAFRKGHANPAKTFADAVGTYFTVTVLTLATLVGTYWYGWAGQPTTAVNAFTAILIIACPCVLSLSYPVALGHGLRLLSKRGFYLKNADVIEQLTHCDTIVFDKTGTLTTPASETVVESFSPPLTPVERTMIHTLTSQSAHPLSRRLSRHLAGSSLMTLENYTELPGLGLVGLVDNWLAKVGSAAFVGGTDTPGATAVHVSIEGVYRGAFQFAGQLRDGLSDMLTAFTSPSAPVSRPRSPKLYLLSGDTSAAHTRLSRWFSPDAMRFGCSPDDKLHFIRDLQAQGHRVLMIGDGLNDAGALKQADAGIAVTDDTLQFTPASDAILEARSLRHLPAFLAYSRFAMRLIRFSFGVSLLYNLVGLSFAATGHLSPVVAAVLMPLSSATMVLIATVGMRLGQPAPARSA from the coding sequence ATGATCACAGCGACTTCCACCAAAACGGTCTGCTACCACTGCGGTAATGACTGCTCTGCCGATACCGCTCCCATCCTGTTCGACGATAAATCCTTTTGCTGCGCTGGGTGCCAGACGGTATACCAGCTACTGAGCGATCACCAGCTTTGCCAGTATTATGACCTTAACCCGGCACCGGGTGTGGCTACGCCCGGCCGCACCCCCGCCCTCGACCGGTTCGCGTTTCTGGACCATCCCGACATTGCAGCCCAGCTGATCGACTTCCGCAACGAGACCGTTGCGCACGTAACATTTTACGTACCCGGCATTCACTGTTCGTCCTGTTTGTGGCTGCTCGAACACCTCTACCGGCTGGAACCGGGTGTGCAGCTAACGCGCGTCGACTTCCTCAAAAAGCAGGTACACCTGGTTTATGACCCCGCTAGCCTATCCCTCCGGCAGGTGGCCGAGTTGCTCACTTCGCTGGGCTACGAGCCGCTCATCAGCCTCAGCGACGTTGTCAAGCAGGGTAACAAACCCACCTACCGACCCCTCCTCTACCGGCTGGCGGTGGCCGGCTTCTGCGCGGGCAACATCATGCTGTTCAGCTTTCCCGAATACCTCGGCCTGGACGATCCCTCGTTCAGGCACCTTTTCGGAATCATCAACCTCGTCCTGGCTACGCCCGTCGTTTTCTATTCGGGATCGGGCTACTTCGACTCCGTCTGGCGGAGTCTGCGAAGAGGCATTATAAACATCGACTTCCCCATTCTGCTGGGTATTCTGACGGCCTACAGCCGGGGTACTTACGAGGTGCTGGCGCTGGGCGGAGCGGGGTACTACGACTCCGTGGCGGGCCTGATCTTTTTCCTGCTCTGCGGCAAGTGGTTTCAGCAGCGCACCTACGATTTTTTGTCCTTCGAGCGGGACTACACATCATATTTCCCGCTGGCGGTACAGCGGCTCTCCACCGGCGACCAGGAAGCGCCGGTACCCGTGGCTGACCTGCGCAAAGGTGACCGCATCCGGGTGCGCCACGGCGACCTGATCCCCGCCGACGGCCTGCTGTACCGGGGCAGCGGCCTGATCGACTACGCGTTCGTCACCGGCGAGTCGGAGCCGGAAACCAAAGAGCCGGGGGCGCTACTCTATGCCGGCGGCCGGCAGATGGGCGGAATTATCGACCTGGAGATCGTGCGCGACGTATCGCAGAGCTACCTCACCCAGCTCTGGAACAACGACGCCTTCCGGAAAGGCCACGCTAACCCGGCCAAAACCTTTGCCGATGCAGTAGGCACTTACTTCACCGTAACCGTGCTAACGCTGGCTACGCTGGTTGGTACATACTGGTATGGCTGGGCTGGTCAGCCAACGACGGCCGTTAATGCGTTTACGGCCATCCTGATCATTGCCTGCCCCTGCGTGCTGTCGCTGTCGTACCCGGTGGCGTTGGGCCACGGGCTGCGGCTACTGAGTAAACGGGGTTTCTACCTTAAAAATGCCGATGTGATCGAACAGCTGACCCACTGCGACACCATCGTGTTCGACAAAACCGGCACCCTCACAACGCCCGCTTCAGAAACCGTTGTCGAGTCATTTTCTCCCCCGTTGACACCCGTTGAGCGGACCATGATCCACACCCTGACCAGCCAGTCGGCGCATCCGCTCAGCCGCCGGCTCAGTCGGCACCTGGCCGGCAGTTCATTGATGACACTGGAGAACTACACGGAATTGCCCGGCCTGGGCTTGGTGGGCCTGGTCGACAACTGGCTGGCAAAAGTAGGCAGTGCTGCTTTCGTAGGGGGAACGGATACCCCCGGCGCAACGGCGGTTCACGTCAGTATTGAAGGGGTGTATCGCGGTGCGTTCCAATTTGCCGGGCAGCTGCGCGACGGACTATCCGACATGCTGACGGCCTTCACCAGCCCGTCGGCCCCGGTCAGCCGCCCCCGCTCCCCGAAACTGTACCTGCTCTCGGGCGATACCAGCGCGGCCCACACCCGGCTGAGCCGTTGGTTCTCTCCCGACGCCATGCGATTCGGCTGCAGCCCGGACGATAAGCTCCACTTCATCCGCGACCTACAGGCCCAGGGCCACCGCGTGCTCATGATTGGCGACGGGCTCAACGACGCCGGTGCCCTCAAACAGGCCGATGCGGGTATTGCCGTTACCGATGATACGCTGCAGTTTACCCCCGCCAGCGACGCCATTCTGGAAGCCCGATCGCTGCGACACCTGCCCGCTTTTCTGGCCTACAGCCGGTTTGCCATGCGGCTCATCCGGTTCAGCTTCGGCGTGTCGTTGCTCTATAACCTGGTTGGGCTCTCGTTTGCGGCCACGGGCCACCTGTCGCCGGTGGTAGCCGCCGTCCTCATGCCCCTCAGTTCGGCCACGATGGTCCTGATCGCCACGGTGGGCATGCGGCTGGGGCAGCCTGCACCGGCCCGGTCCGCCTGA
- a CDS encoding DUF4082 domain-containing protein, producing the protein MKTGFIVGLLLGAASLSSCDTKKEVVKPTENAITGFLASESTVNSGVRTSGPWELGVVFSSSVAGKLTQVGSKMPEPGSYRIIVWDFDTKQAIRQKTVEQTAPDKLTLNDIESLTLTPNKKYLISINNQSAGTNKKYGFAYKTGSSDFMPFTKGSILVYNASYRNTATALFPDVVTNVKYELYGYPEFTFIPD; encoded by the coding sequence ATGAAAACAGGATTTATCGTCGGGCTGCTGCTGGGAGCAGCGAGCCTGAGCAGCTGCGACACCAAGAAAGAAGTCGTTAAACCAACCGAAAACGCCATCACTGGCTTCCTCGCCAGCGAGTCCACCGTTAACTCGGGCGTTCGCACGTCCGGACCGTGGGAACTGGGGGTGGTTTTCAGCAGCTCGGTAGCGGGGAAGCTTACCCAGGTCGGCAGCAAAATGCCGGAGCCGGGCAGCTACCGCATCATCGTCTGGGACTTCGACACCAAGCAGGCCATCCGGCAGAAGACCGTCGAGCAGACAGCCCCCGACAAGCTCACGCTCAACGACATTGAATCGCTGACGCTGACACCCAATAAAAAGTACCTCATCAGTATCAACAACCAGTCTGCCGGCACCAACAAGAAATACGGGTTTGCCTATAAAACGGGGAGCAGTGACTTCATGCCCTTCACCAAAGGCAGCATTCTGGTCTACAATGCTTCGTACCGTAACACAGCGACGGCCCTCTTCCCCGATGTTGTCACCAACGTAAAGTACGAACTGTACGGCTACCCCGAATTCACGTTCATCCCCGATTAA
- a CDS encoding glycoside hydrolase family 31 protein — protein MRLRFLLAFVLIINFVQGQSIVWTSVQPGVWKGTVGKPETYNLLTAAGSAPNVPALTRLGTASFPLPKPAIVAQLVDGKTYLRFPLDRTEQLYGFGLNFQTVHQRGRILNLHMDHFGGTDNGRTHAPTPFYVSSNGYGVFINSARYLTVYAGSAARKDSPDAPAALDRNTDKNWTASPYSDAVEIVVPAAGVEFYVFGGPAPLDVVRRYNLFAGGGCLPPRWGLGFQQRVKSLNTADQVRAEADEFDQKGFPLDMIGLEPGWQSKSYPGTFEWDKTRYPDPGNFLKTMRGRGIRTNLWINPYVAPTASIYNAIRPLTASHTVWSGVVPDFTLAEARRIFFGQLAKDGINPGVSGYKIDEVDGYDSWLWPDVATFPSGHPAEQMRQTYGLLMQRYSTDEYRTKNTRTYGLVRASNTGGTAFPYVLYNDYYKHEDFITALITSSYCGVLWTPEVRASPTSEEWLRRFQTVVFSPLAMINAWASGTKPWSFADVSKQVQDMALLRMQMMPYWYSEFANYHFDGTPPFRAMSLEEGFLADVRTTVVNSNLNDNPYALAIRQEVKDQYMAGGNLLVAPLFAGQTSRLVTLPKGNWYDFYTGELVGNGQQITAAPGLDRIPVYVKDGGIVPMMPARLRAPKAGETVPIEVRYYGSKPGRYRLYDDDGETFDYERGQYSFREIRVTKTATGLSGTISAPEPGKPNTVGAVTFVQMTK, from the coding sequence ATGCGCCTTCGATTTCTTCTGGCATTCGTTCTGATCATCAACTTCGTTCAGGGTCAATCCATTGTCTGGACATCGGTACAGCCCGGCGTCTGGAAAGGCACCGTTGGTAAACCCGAAACCTACAATCTACTGACAGCCGCCGGGTCGGCTCCCAACGTACCGGCCCTGACCCGGCTGGGTACGGCCAGCTTTCCGCTGCCCAAACCAGCGATTGTGGCGCAGCTTGTGGATGGAAAAACGTACCTGCGTTTCCCCCTCGACCGAACGGAGCAACTCTACGGATTCGGCCTGAATTTCCAGACGGTGCACCAGCGGGGACGGATTCTGAATCTGCACATGGACCATTTTGGCGGAACTGACAATGGCCGGACGCACGCGCCAACGCCCTTTTACGTCTCCTCGAATGGCTACGGGGTGTTCATCAATTCGGCCCGTTACCTGACGGTGTACGCGGGTTCGGCCGCCCGGAAAGACAGCCCCGATGCGCCCGCAGCCCTGGATCGGAATACGGACAAAAACTGGACGGCCAGCCCCTATTCCGATGCCGTCGAGATTGTGGTGCCGGCCGCCGGGGTGGAGTTTTACGTATTTGGGGGACCCGCTCCGCTCGATGTTGTCCGGCGCTACAACCTCTTTGCCGGGGGTGGCTGCCTGCCCCCGCGCTGGGGACTGGGCTTTCAGCAACGGGTCAAGTCGCTCAACACGGCAGACCAGGTGCGGGCCGAAGCCGATGAGTTCGACCAGAAAGGATTTCCGCTGGATATGATCGGGCTGGAGCCGGGCTGGCAAAGCAAATCCTATCCCGGTACGTTTGAATGGGACAAAACGCGCTACCCCGATCCCGGTAATTTTCTAAAGACGATGCGGGGACGGGGCATCCGAACCAATCTCTGGATCAACCCCTACGTAGCACCGACGGCGTCGATTTACAACGCCATTCGTCCGCTAACGGCTTCGCATACGGTCTGGTCGGGCGTGGTACCGGACTTCACCCTGGCCGAAGCCCGGCGGATTTTTTTCGGGCAGCTGGCCAAAGACGGTATCAATCCGGGAGTGAGCGGCTACAAGATTGATGAAGTAGACGGCTATGACTCGTGGCTCTGGCCCGATGTAGCTACGTTCCCATCGGGCCACCCCGCCGAGCAGATGCGGCAAACCTACGGGCTGCTCATGCAGCGGTACAGTACCGATGAGTACCGGACGAAAAACACGCGTACGTACGGGCTTGTCAGGGCGTCGAACACGGGGGGCACCGCGTTCCCGTACGTCCTCTACAACGACTATTACAAGCACGAAGACTTTATTACGGCGCTTATTACCAGCAGCTATTGCGGGGTGCTGTGGACGCCCGAAGTGCGGGCGTCCCCCACGAGCGAAGAATGGCTGCGCCGGTTCCAGACGGTCGTTTTTTCGCCCCTGGCGATGATCAATGCCTGGGCAAGCGGCACCAAACCCTGGTCGTTTGCCGACGTGAGTAAACAGGTACAGGACATGGCCCTGCTACGGATGCAGATGATGCCCTACTGGTACAGCGAGTTTGCCAACTACCACTTCGATGGTACGCCCCCCTTCCGGGCCATGAGCCTGGAGGAAGGTTTCCTGGCCGATGTACGCACTACGGTGGTGAACAGCAACCTGAATGACAACCCCTACGCGCTGGCTATCCGGCAGGAGGTAAAAGACCAGTACATGGCGGGTGGAAACCTGCTGGTAGCTCCCTTGTTTGCCGGGCAGACCAGTCGGCTGGTGACCCTGCCCAAGGGCAACTGGTATGATTTTTACACGGGTGAGCTGGTCGGTAACGGCCAGCAGATCACGGCCGCCCCCGGCCTGGACCGGATTCCGGTCTACGTAAAAGACGGTGGTATTGTCCCCATGATGCCCGCCCGGCTCCGCGCCCCCAAAGCGGGTGAAACGGTGCCCATTGAAGTACGCTACTACGGCAGCAAGCCGGGCCGGTACCGGCTCTATGACGATGACGGCGAAACCTTTGACTACGAACGCGGCCAGTACAGCTTCCGCGAAATCCGGGTCACCAAAACAGCTACGGGACTAAGCGGCACGATATCGGCACCGGAGCCCGGCAAACCGAACACCGTAGGGGCCGTAACGTTCGTACAGATGACGAAGTAA
- a CDS encoding DUF418 domain-containing protein — MESVFSPASAGYAAAVHPVVQADRIRTLDVLRGVALLGILLMNIQAFGLTEASVQQLVRNPHGGNYWLMTLVHVLFENKMRALFSMLFGAGIILFLTKSRSDSGLGTPELFIRRQLWLIVFGLVNAWVLLWQYDILFHYGIVGIFLFPFMRLSPRALLICAVVAGSIYSGKLYWQFTEQKQKYEKFQPVAALEKKNKKVKLTDEQKEAKSVWEGLVKEHQYDRKADKANVVAMRSDYATVWNHQLPTIKQMEAPFFYQFGLWDIVSMMLLGMALFKWGFLSNQLTTRQYAFLAVGGLLTGQTMAWFSLPYHELALVNFTTYITTNSLPVAEVLMPFERAVSALGWASLVLLAYRSGLGMWLWAGLSAVGQMAFTNYLMQSVLCTLFFYGYGFGYYGDMKLYQLYMVVAEIWLIQLVFSTVWLKTFRFGPLEWLWRSLTYGKRQPMRLNEKAPQPTPAFA; from the coding sequence ATGGAATCTGTATTCTCACCTGCGTCGGCTGGGTATGCTGCGGCTGTTCATCCCGTTGTTCAGGCCGACCGTATCCGAACGCTCGACGTATTGCGGGGCGTTGCCCTGCTCGGTATTCTGTTGATGAATATTCAGGCCTTCGGGCTTACCGAAGCCAGTGTGCAGCAACTCGTCCGGAACCCCCACGGGGGTAATTACTGGCTCATGACGCTGGTTCATGTATTATTCGAGAATAAGATGCGGGCCCTGTTTTCGATGCTGTTCGGGGCGGGCATCATCCTGTTTCTGACCAAAAGCCGGAGCGATTCGGGTCTGGGTACGCCGGAGCTGTTCATCCGGCGTCAGCTGTGGCTCATCGTTTTCGGACTTGTCAACGCCTGGGTTCTCCTGTGGCAGTACGATATCCTGTTCCACTATGGTATTGTGGGCATTTTTCTGTTTCCGTTCATGCGGCTGTCGCCCCGCGCGTTGCTCATTTGTGCCGTGGTCGCAGGGTCGATCTACAGCGGAAAGCTCTACTGGCAGTTTACCGAACAGAAGCAGAAATACGAAAAATTCCAGCCGGTAGCGGCCCTCGAAAAAAAGAATAAAAAGGTAAAGCTGACCGACGAACAGAAAGAAGCAAAGTCGGTCTGGGAAGGGCTGGTAAAAGAGCATCAGTACGACCGCAAAGCTGACAAGGCCAATGTGGTGGCCATGCGCTCCGACTACGCTACCGTATGGAACCATCAACTGCCGACGATAAAACAGATGGAAGCCCCCTTTTTCTACCAGTTTGGTCTGTGGGACATTGTCTCGATGATGCTGCTGGGGATGGCCCTGTTCAAATGGGGATTTTTGTCCAATCAGCTCACCACCCGCCAGTATGCATTCCTGGCCGTCGGCGGACTGCTGACCGGCCAGACAATGGCCTGGTTTTCGCTACCTTATCATGAACTGGCCCTTGTCAATTTTACAACCTACATCACCACCAATAGCCTTCCGGTGGCGGAGGTACTGATGCCTTTTGAGCGGGCAGTGTCGGCCCTTGGCTGGGCCAGTCTGGTGCTGCTGGCCTACCGGTCCGGACTGGGCATGTGGCTTTGGGCGGGGTTGAGTGCGGTAGGACAGATGGCCTTTACCAACTACCTGATGCAAAGCGTTCTCTGCACCCTGTTTTTCTACGGGTATGGCTTTGGCTATTACGGCGATATGAAGCTGTATCAGCTGTATATGGTCGTAGCGGAGATCTGGCTGATCCAGCTGGTGTTCAGCACTGTGTGGTTAAAAACGTTCCGGTTCGGGCCACTCGAATGGCTCTGGCGTTCGCTGACCTACGGCAAACGGCAACCCATGCGCCTGAACGAAAAAGCGCCACAACCCACCCCGGCATTTGCCTGA